One Brevibacterium spongiae DNA segment encodes these proteins:
- a CDS encoding ParA family protein, translating into MPIMDESSPIGAAIARDNRRADRLSQTTFPRPDDTRVFTIANQKGGVGKTTTAVNIAAALANQGLNVLLIDIDPQGNASTALGIDHYSEVTSIYDVLIDDVSMREAVAQCPDFDTLKCVPATIDLAGAEIELVSLVAREQRLQRALGIYLKEEEASGERVDYVIIDCPPSLGLLTVNAFVAAREVLIPIQCEYYALEGLSQLLKNIQLIQKHLNPELSISTILLTMYDGRTNLSAQVADDVRTHFPEQVLGTAIPRSVRISEAPSYGQTVISYDPHSSGALSYREAAEEIANRGVSGG; encoded by the coding sequence ATGCCGATCATGGATGAGTCGTCTCCCATTGGTGCCGCGATTGCACGGGACAACCGTCGTGCGGATCGACTGTCGCAGACAACCTTTCCACGACCGGACGATACCCGCGTCTTCACAATCGCGAACCAGAAGGGTGGCGTCGGAAAGACCACGACGGCGGTGAACATCGCTGCGGCCCTGGCCAACCAGGGTCTCAACGTGCTGCTCATCGACATCGATCCGCAGGGCAATGCGAGCACGGCTCTGGGCATCGACCACTATTCCGAGGTCACCAGCATCTATGACGTGCTCATCGATGACGTGTCGATGCGTGAAGCCGTGGCTCAGTGTCCGGACTTCGACACGCTCAAGTGCGTTCCCGCCACTATCGATCTGGCGGGTGCCGAGATCGAGCTGGTGTCTCTCGTCGCTCGCGAACAGCGGCTGCAGCGAGCCCTCGGCATCTACCTGAAGGAAGAGGAAGCCTCAGGCGAACGCGTCGACTACGTCATCATCGACTGCCCGCCGAGCCTCGGACTGCTCACTGTCAATGCCTTTGTCGCCGCGCGCGAGGTCCTCATTCCGATTCAGTGCGAGTACTACGCACTCGAGGGATTGAGCCAATTGCTGAAGAATATCCAGCTCATCCAGAAGCACCTGAACCCTGAGCTGTCGATTTCAACGATTCTGCTGACGATGTATGACGGACGGACGAACCTCAGTGCACAGGTCGCCGACGACGTGCGCACCCACTTCCCGGAACAGGTCCTCGGCACGGCCATCCCGCGTTCAGTGCGGATCTCGGAGGCTCCGAGCTACGGACAGACCGTGATCTCATATGACCCACATTCGAGCGGTGCACTCTCGTACAGAGAAGCCGCTGAAGAAATCGCGAATCGAGGAGTAAGTGGTGGCTGA
- the rsmG gene encoding 16S rRNA (guanine(527)-N(7))-methyltransferase RsmG, whose amino-acid sequence MTDLTEIESGLPEIETPPAGTEEYFGTAFPAAQRYAEHLATTGIEWGLIGPREVDRLWTRHILNCAVVAEFVRENDVVGDVGSGAGLPGIPIALMRPEAKIVLIEPMERRVEWLSMVIDDLGLENVRIVRARVEELVDEEMFTVVTARAVKAMTTLIEWTREVISPGGRILALKGASVEGELAKAKKLIKRYRLSQPMIHVVDGGGILEVPSRVVEIVKK is encoded by the coding sequence ATGACTGATCTGACCGAGATCGAAAGCGGACTGCCAGAGATCGAAACACCTCCAGCCGGCACCGAGGAATACTTCGGAACGGCGTTTCCCGCTGCCCAGCGCTACGCAGAGCATCTGGCGACCACCGGGATCGAGTGGGGCCTCATCGGACCACGCGAGGTCGACCGCCTGTGGACCAGGCACATCCTCAACTGTGCCGTCGTCGCCGAATTCGTTCGCGAGAACGATGTCGTCGGCGATGTCGGCAGCGGAGCCGGCCTGCCCGGTATCCCGATCGCGCTGATGCGCCCGGAGGCGAAGATCGTCCTCATCGAACCGATGGAACGTCGTGTCGAATGGCTGAGCATGGTGATCGACGATCTGGGGCTGGAGAACGTGCGCATCGTGCGGGCTCGGGTCGAGGAGCTCGTCGACGAAGAGATGTTCACCGTCGTCACCGCACGAGCGGTCAAGGCGATGACGACTCTCATCGAATGGACGCGTGAGGTCATCAGTCCCGGCGGCCGTATCCTGGCTCTCAAGGGAGCTTCTGTCGAAGGCGAGCTGGCCAAGGCGAAGAAGCTGATCAAGCGGTATCGACTCTCACAGCCGATGATCCACGTCGTCGATGGCGGAGGCATCCTCGAGGTCCCGAGTCGTGTCGTCGAGATCGTGAAGAAATAG
- a CDS encoding protein jag, protein MTEEKIDETSEQTSEQTAEETSTKPTRAELLEEEGEIAADYLEELLDVADIDGDIDIDVADGRAQLSIVCEDDEDSNLKTLVGRDGRTLGALQELSRLAVQTQTGQRSWLMLDIDGFRNSRREELIKKAKRAIDEVKDGGEEYAFKPMNSFERKIIHDQAARAGLVSESEGEGDGRHVVIRLADD, encoded by the coding sequence ATGACCGAAGAGAAGATCGACGAGACCTCCGAGCAGACCTCCGAGCAGACCGCTGAGGAGACCTCGACGAAACCGACCCGTGCCGAACTCCTCGAGGAAGAGGGCGAGATCGCTGCGGACTACCTCGAAGAGCTGCTCGACGTTGCCGACATCGACGGCGACATCGACATCGATGTCGCTGATGGTCGCGCCCAGCTGTCCATCGTCTGCGAAGACGACGAGGACTCGAACCTGAAGACGCTCGTCGGCAGAGATGGGCGAACCCTCGGAGCACTGCAGGAGCTCAGCCGACTGGCTGTGCAGACGCAGACCGGACAGCGCTCCTGGCTGATGCTCGACATCGACGGTTTCCGCAACAGCCGCCGTGAGGAACTCATCAAGAAGGCGAAGCGTGCGATCGACGAGGTCAAGGACGGCGGCGAGGAATACGCCTTCAAGCCGATGAACAGCTTCGAACGCAAGATCATCCACGACCAGGCGGCACGCGCGGGCCTGGTCTCGGAATCCGAGGGTGAAGGCGACGGCCGCCATGTCGTCATCCGGCTCGCCGATGACTGA